tTAAACCTCGgcttaaacagaaaacaattcaaatcacttatgtaaaaaaaaaaaactgacatcagTATGTTGATTTGATTCACACAAATAACTGCTAAGATTAGAAATGTAATGTCATCTGCTGAGAAGCTGCAACTACAGAGGTATAACATGTAGATTTGTTTATATCAGCTGCTTTATGGAAGGAGTCTGATGTGTTGATGTGTTTGAAGCTGAGCCTCTGTCGTCGTTTCCTCCACAGACAAGCTCCCTTCAGTATCTGGAGGCCCGTAACACTCCTCTGCTGGACCACTCGGCTCCGTTTGTAGCCCGGGCGCTCAGGATCAGTGGCAGCTTGGCAGTCCTCCACCTGGAGAACGCTGGACTCTCTGGCAGGCCGCTCATGTTACTAGGTGAGGCATGCAAAGGATAGGCAACCTCTTTCTGCCCTCTCCactggttttttgttttgtttatttctcagaaTGAAGTGAAATCTGATCTCTCTGTTTATCCCTCCGGCAACTCGCTCTGCTTCAACCGCCCTCTCCTCTGTCAGCCACGGCGCTGAAGATGAACATGAACCTTCGAGAGCTGTACCTGGCAGACAACAAGCTCAACGGCCTGCAGGACTCGGCTCAGCTCGGAAACCTGCTCAAGTTCAACTACAACATCCAGATTCTGGACCTGCGCAATAACCACATCCTAGACTCAGGTACGCAACCCTGAGAAAAGATGAAGACTCAAAATGTGATACAGATATCATGTTCTATTACTATTGCGTTATTTTCTTCACCTTACTTGTAGAAGTATTTTACAAGACATTGTAtgttgtcacattgcaaccaaaagatttgatgcttttatcagattttttgtgTGAACTCAATGCAACAAAGAGTTTTGAAGTTGAATTAAGCCAAGCATATTTATGAAACACAGTCTGAAAACTGCGGCGTGCATTTTGTATTAGTTCCTTGAAGTCCCAAAATTAAAGACATTGTTGAAACAAATCCAAAACAAGTCCTGTTTCCAGCATTTATGTGGGAAATAGAAATTGTTTACCTACATACAAAGCTAACGCAGCACTTCCCCATAGTGAAACATGtttgtggcagcatcatgctgcgaGGATGGCTTTCTTTGGCAGGAACAGGAAAGCTAATGAGAGTTGATGccaagatggatggagctaaaaacaggaaaataatggGGGGGGAACTATAATTCATctagaatggatggatggaattgAATTTGGATGGTTGGATTGATCAAactgtatatttaaatttgaaattggATCCGTTTGTCTTGTAATGTCTTTTGCTGCGAGGTGATGCCACATGAATAAAGTGACATGAATTAAAttggaagaaaacttgttaaagGCTGAACAGATTTGAGTCTTAAGCAgcggttcaccttccagcaggaagaCGACCTTAAACGTGCAGCCAGAGCTCCAATAAAATGGTTTGCGTCAGCCATATTTATACGCTAAAGTTATCCAGACCTATATTTActgttgaaaatatttgacaattGATGTCacagactgaacaaaaacaacctaaaCAAACGCAGCTTCTATAAAGTAATCAtcagaaaagtttaaataaatgtacatttagttACTtataaaaggtttaaaaacaatgtctttTGCCTTCCACTCCATAGTTATCCAATAGTTCAgtgtttatcacataaaatcaaactttacCACGTTGACGTTTTTggttgtaacttgacaaaatgtgaacatagCTAAAGAGCACAAACTGCTTTTGCAAGGCGCTGTACTTAACATTCAGATGATgcacacattttattattattattgttgttcttATATTGTTGTGTGTTTGTCGTCTCAGGTCTGGCCTACCTGTGTGAAGGACTAAAGGAGCAAAGGAAAGGTCTCGTCACTTTGGTGCTATGGAACAACCAGCTAACACACAATGGCATGGGCTACCTCGCTGCTGCACTGGTACaccacacgcacaaacacacccccacacacacacattatatCATACTGTATGTGTGCTCCACCACAcatgatatttaaaaactttatccctgaatatagttttttttcttacttaacTCAATGTTTCAGCATCTAACCACATTTCCGTAAGAATAATGAAGAGGGAAAAGTGGGAGTTTAGCTAGAAGAAACAGactctaaagcaggggtctcaaactcgagggccgcagtcctgcagtttttagatgtgccacaggtacaaaacactggaatgaaatgacttaattacctcctccttgtgtagatcagttttccagagccttgctaatgacctaattattctattcaggtgtggtgcagcagaggcacatctaaaagttgcaggactccggccctcgaggactggagtttgagacccctgctctaaagaTTATTCAATGGGTCCATATTCAGCTGTGCATTGAGGAAAAACTGTGCagtgttgcatgtaaaattatTAAGCCTCCTCTGCACATAGAGTTTAAAGATAAGATATAGAAAATAGCAGCCATCTTTTTTttgaaaggacagaaaaaaatcaattccaCAGAGATTCATAATTCATAGTCCTAGCAATTCTGAATCCATTCACTATGATCAAAAATCTgattcatttttatgtaaaattatattttgaaatcaTTCTTTGATACGCTTTTatataagaaaaatataacCCAAgtctatttttgttcaaatataaTCTGGTGGCATTTGATGCAGTATGGAATGTTATTGAATTTATTATAAACAAATGTCATCTtggtttattctgttttttcttcttgtcagTCACATAATTTATCtaaatcaaaaaacatttcagaatcaAAAATTGGAATCGTAATCAAATCGCTCGACGCTGAAAGATTTGCATCTCTTGTCTTTTTAAATGCCTCTTCAGTGTCAGAGAATATGAACCAGGGCTCCAACTGCCGcatttaaaatatgacagaaacctgattagttttattttgcttcatgCGGTTGAGGATGAATGTGTGTTTCGTGTCTCTCAGCCGTGCACCCAGAGTCTGGAGACTCTGAACCTCGGCCACAATTCGGTGGGCAACGAAGGAGTCCACAAGCTGAAGGACGGACTGATCGCCAACCGCTCTGTGCTCAGGCTGGGACTGGCTTCCACCAAGCTGTCCTGTGAAGGTGGGAGCTATagcagtctgtgtgtgtgtctgtgcgtgCGTGCGTACGTCTTCTCCAGTGTTTGGGTCTTAACTGTCTGGCTGCGTTAACGTTGCCGTGCAGGAGCTGTCGCTGTGGCCGAGTTCATCGCAGAGAGCCCCAGATTGCTGCGTCTGGACCTTCGGGAGAATGAGATCAAGACCGGAGGCCTGATGGCGCTGTCGCTCGCGCTGAAGGTCAACAACTCGCTGCTGCGCCTCGACCTGGACCGAGAACCCAAGAAAGAAAGTGTAAGCACtaactgcatttaaaaataaagaaaaggaaaagttttttttttattctctcagTTTGACCTCATGGTTTTAACAGGAAGGTGCCGCGAGAGGCTCATCTAGACGCAGGAAAATAACTGACAAAACATTTTGGTCAATGTCACTGCTTTGTTTTAGCATGAACTGCATTTAgtgttgcatttaaaaatgaagtcaCTGTGAAGCACAACTCAAACGAGGCACTGGAATCAGAAGTACTGCAGCCCTCCAACTTCCTGCTGTTGGTCTCAAGGTCTTGTATTCAAAGGTCTTATATTCTTCATGATCGTCAGATTTATCACTGTCCTCTTCGGAAGCTGTAGCCTCTCCAGCCGACATAGTAATAGATGCTGAATGCGTCACGTTTTAATTCTCAGCGACGTTTCAGTGTTTGCAGTAATTTGATTCAATTTACGTCAAATCACGTCTCCCCGcccttcatttaaaaaagcttaaatttaaTCACACAGACATTCCAGTCGAGCCGACTGGATATTCACAGTTGATGTTCACAGATTCTCCCCATCAGATGAGCTGTTCTGCAAaaagactgaacaaaaacaacctaaacaaacacaaatttgtGTGCTGCCTGACTAACTTCCTCCGGTCTCTGCTCTTGTGTTTCAGGTTAAGAGCTTCATCGAGACGCAGCGCGCCCTGCTGACCGAAATCCAGAACGGCTGTAAGAGAAACTTCATCCTTGCGAAGGAAAAGGAGGAAACCGAGGAGAAGATGAAGCTGTCGGCCTCCATGGCTGAAATTGCCACAGAGGACGGAacgagggaggaagaggaagacgTACCGGCTTCAGCTGAGAgaaaggaaggagaggaggaaagCGAACCGACTGAAAACGCGCCACAAACAGACAGCCGGTCAGAAACGAGCCCCGATACGACCGCTCCTCCTGAAAATCTGGACTCTGACTCGGACAccgaggatgaggatgagggaGAGGTGGTGACCAAGTCTTCTCCCATTGTGTCGAACCAGGCTGCTCCCGTCAGTCAGCCCCCCCTTAGTGCCTCACGTACCCCCTCGCCCCACTCTGCCTCGCCTACAAGAGCACCAGCTTTGATTACGGGAATAACGGTCACAGAATCTACGGTCCCGGCGCCTCCGGGGACGCCGCCCTCGCCTGGCCGCTGCATCTCCGTGTCGAGTCCCGGAAGGGGCCACAAGATATTTATGGTGACGCGGGTGGAGAGCCCACCGGAGCAACTGCAGAAAGCTGCAGCTCCCTGCCCACCGAAATACTCGACGACAGTAACACCCGCACAAACACAACTGACACCGGAGGGCGCCAACGGGAGCCCGCCTGCTCCGTCTACAGACAACAAAACGACAGAGGAGACCCCCGGCGAGAGACTAGGAGCTGACAGTCCCAAACCAGACCCGCTGTCGTCAGAGGACGCGAAAGCCAGAACTTTAGATCCAGCAGGATTGACGGATCCAAGTCAGCCAACACCAGCATTGCCTTCCAACTCCTCTCCTCTGCCAGATGTGGCTTTGAAGCCAACGAGCCCCCCGGACGGCCCCCCTCAGGATCCCACCGCCACAGAGGGAAGCAATAAAGCAGAGGAACACGAGGGAAAGCTACAAGATGGCGGGCAGGGACCCTCCACAAATGAACTAGCTCAGCCGACACCTGCGCAGGAAGAGCTAAACACTGACCAGACAGCAGGACCAGGAGAGTCCCCTCCCCCTAACCCAACGGACGACGAGCCAAGCCGAGAGGAAATGAGTCCAGACCCGGTCCAGACCAGCCAGCAGGCTCCATCGTCCTCCAATCCGCCTGAAGACGGCACTGACGTGAATCCAGGCTCACAAGTTAAAGATCAAGAGTCGAGTGACGAGAACTCGGCCGATGAGTGTTTTGTGGAGGCGCTGGACGGAGAGGTGGTCGCTTCAGCTCTGCCCAACGGCCTGAAGACGGAGTTCTCCCTCCACCTGCTGGACGGCGAAACCCCGAAGCCCGGCAGCTGTGTGATGGAGCACGGTGAGTCGCTGCTCCGCTTCGGATGACTCACCCtccatgttgttttatttgttgtaaacATCTGTTCTGCATCGCCTTGCAGTTAGTTCCAGCTGTGCACTGGAGctagaggagctgctgctggaggccaGCATGGACAACGGGAGAGACGCAGCGTAAACTGGTGAATATCTGCATCTTATGAACACGCTGGCCAAATGTCTTCTTCACACTTCCAAGTGTTGATGAATCTACTGCTGACCATATTCATGtcatacaaatataaatatttttaaagggaGAAGCTAAAAGATAAATGAGCTTAGAGAGAGAAATAGAAAAGTTTCAGACTTTCTAAGCATTGTTGAGTACGAATGTCTTATCGTTATCCAGCTACATTTTTTATCATAATaggaattttgatttatcgttgtcatgataaattccgGTTCAtgatgtttgaaaaacaaaccaaagctGTCCATAATGTTGGAAatgttagttttactattttatccactatttgttcaatgaaagcttcagtaaatttgaaaatatgattaaatgaacttactgtgtgcagtttagtgatataaatcacacttcttgACTGACTTCTGTCCTAAAGAAGTGTATAATAAatggatttgtttttcaaaagcagtatttgtgtttgtgctgttaTGGTTGCTCTGTCATGCAGGCAcagccatacagttacctaaaatagaagaaataaatagttcttatcatTATCACAGTCCTACCACTAAATGCAGTACTACAAATTGAAGTCCATATTCCCCAAAGTGAATTATATTTCTGTTGGTGTTGGACAATAAAGTATTTATGCTCAATGAATCCATTCCCATTAATTTCGCgtaacaaccacaaacatcagttTACACCAAAACGTGGAACTGGTTTAGTTGAGTCATGCTCTCTGCTGCTTTCAGGACTGATTTGCCTCTGCTTCTGGGTTCCCTGCAGGGACTGCGAGGACAGGTGGAAGCAACACTAAGACGATTCGTCAAGCTCTGCAACACGACCGGCTGCCCCACAATATTTTTGTCGTTTCTTCACGTTATCCAACAACAAACAACGCTTCCTGTAAAGGACGGATGACGCAGTGTTGAGGTCAAAAGCTCCTAACATGAAAATACAAAGAGGACAGTATCACCCGGAGCTCAACGTGCGACACATAGGAAGTCTTCTACATCCATAGCTACATCACCCACATGAAAGTTGGGGGAGGTGTAGGGATCCCCCCGCTGTTTTCACTACATTTTCCCGTTCTGTGACATTTCCGTGAACCTCGAAGAGTCGCAGACTGATCAGGGACGGAGGAGCGGACGGTAAAACACTAACCAAAGACCTTTCTGACAGCCCTTACTCGCTTCTCCGTAGATTGTCGTCGGGCAAATCGATTCAGTTTTTCATGACTCAAGACGTAAGGGTGACGACGAGAAACACAGTGGCCCCCTGCTGAGCAGACCTGCTGGCTTTAAAACACTCGAGGTTGGGAGTAAGTTGCTGTTAAAGGCTTTTGTATCCAAGAAACCTGAGGATGTTTATCCATCtgtgtaaatgtaaacattgcGTGTGTCTCCTggtcttctctctctctttctctcttgctCCCCACCAGAAATAAAACTCTAAGGGACCTCTGccaaagtgactttttttttcctgtgttttctcATCTTCTGCTCTGTTTGGCCCCTCAGGAATCCGCGTTCTCTTACTTGCTGTCCAGACCCGACACGGAGAACATTAAAACACACGTTTTGCACGATTGAAACCTCCGTTTTATGTTTGGCAGAAGGAATATAATCCCAAATTACAGAATTGCACAAATCATAACTCAGAACTTATGTCAATTTAAAGAGTAGTCAGattagatatgttttttttttttgttttgtttttattcccctgagtttatttagctccaaactccTCGCACCTTCTTCTGTTTCCCttagtttttcactttttactcAACTCTCACCCATTCAGCTGCTTTGAgaaatgacttatttttgtatttttggacatctttttggtttaaaatgtttccatctccATCTGCTGGTGTTATCCAAGGGGTTGCTTTTGAAGCCGATGCCCTTTTTGATGTACATTTCATATGCAAACtagagaaaatatttagattaaaggACGTTTTTTTGGGACGGGATAATCTATTATAGGAGTAAATGGTGGGTTTAGTTGAATGGTTGACTACTGGGGTGCAGAAAGCTGTAAACATGTCGAGGCTCTTGTTCTGCAGCAGCCCTGCAAAGCGGATCATTGGCCACAAGGGGGCGTTGatggctgtttttttctttcattcggACTTGAAGAAGAATTATGAGCTcaacagctaaatatttttagatcaaGACAAAAGacttaaacattaaaacatccatttaatgtttctgtgaaGAGGTCCAGTTCTCTCTTCACGTTTTGCTTTTGGTTCccctgcagcagaaacaggaaggttgtgttttcttttctcctccgTGGAAACAGCAATCCATCCCACAGCGATTCTCCACCTAAATGGTAGTTTTCCCCGCACCCTGCCACCCACACTGTTTGTAATGCTttaatttttagaaatttttaataataatttgttaacTTAATTGAAATGTGCTGGTAATCGCGAAGATATGTATGGCGAAATTTGTTTCTCTCCAATAAATGCATGTAATGATTAATGAAACGACTCCGTGGTGAATTGGTCAGTTTGAGGTTTTGGGATTTGTCCCATGAAAAAGCGAAATGTAAACGGGTTACAGCAGGAAGTAATGGAACTGGGAAGTTCTGCGAGTCGGTTCTGTTTTTGTAGTTCATCCTTGGTCTCTCTACCTAAAGGTGCCGTCGTCAACTATTCTATTTGCGAGTGTGACCAGGATGGGAATCTCCAGCCGTCATGCTGGAAGAAGACAGGTTCTCTGTCCCAGAGATGAGCGTGTTTTGATACCAAATGTGCGCATCAACCCAAAAAAAGaccttgtttgttgttgtttggagCTGATGGGTTTCTTTATCCACATTGAGaggaaaaatactaaaaaaactaaaaaaacatcttGGAAAAGACAGATTACAGTTTGCAGTTGCGCTCTGGGACAAATACTTGAggtggtctgatgaaactaatATCCAAGGGTTCGGCAATCGCTACCAGTGTTGTATTTGAAAAAGTGAGAAGCTTGGATCCTACAAAACGCCATGCCAAATTTTAAGTAAGTTTTTCTTCAGGAGGGATTGGTACACTTTACAAGAACGATTGCATGATGAAGGACGGTCATTATGAggagataaaacattttaaggtgGCCTTGAAGTTGAAATGGGCCTTCCGGACGATGACTCGACACGTGGATCTCGGTGTCACCGCAAATTTATGGGCAAAGCTAAAAATGATCTGTGAGTTTATCTACAAACCTGATTCCGTTACAGCGGTTCTGTAAAGGGGCATCGGTCAAAATCCCAGCAAACATCCATCATGTTAATCTCCTGTTCCACCTCAAAGGTGCATTATTGGATTAAGATCTGGTGACTGGAAACCATTGAAGGACTTTTTGTGCAGTGGCGCCTCATCTTGTTGAAAGTAGCCATCAGAGGACTGGTATTCTGTAGGTATGTAGTGATCAATAATAGTtcagttcacaacaaatgttgtctAAAGCCTCTTTATTAAAGAGATCCTATACAAAGATACAATATGTGGTCAGCTCAAAACAGTCCTatagacaaacacaaatgtgtttCTCGCTATAAGGCACTGCAGAAAGTTCAGTTTACCACACCAGCTGATAAAACATTTCTCCCTTAGGAGCTTTATTGAATCACTGACTCTTCAGCAGTCCATCCTCCTCAACACACCTGGAGCTAAATGGCAATGGCATTTTTACTGGATTATCATAAAAAGCAATAAGAcagctccagcttctccagaatgctgctgcaagagtcctaactaaaacaaaaagagatcaGCATATTAGTCCAGTTCTAAAATCTCTTCACTGGCTGCCTGTTCCTCAaagaatagaatttaaaatctcCTTAATGGTTTACAAAGCACTTCATAATAGAAACCCAGACTACATTTCTGATCTTCAGCCATATATACCACTCAGACCTTTAAGATCATCAGAATCAAACCTTCTAACTATTCTGAGAGTCAGAACTAAACATGGTGAAGcagcttttagttttaatgCTCCAACACTCTGGAATAAGCTTCCTGCTCTCTGTAAGACTGCCCCTaccttgagtttattttaaacaaggtTAAAACCTTCCTATTTGACGTTGCctattcttaaatttttttaaattctattcaTTCActatattcaatattttaatgtttattttgtttatttttaatttgcttgatttttaaatgttgttttcaattttcttgtacaagcactttgaattgtctttggctgaaaggtgctatataaataaagttgccttgcctaGCTAAAGTCCTGACTCCCAATTAGTTCTTTCTTCAGCAATTGCTCATTTTCCAGTGTGATCCGGGATCATCTCATCGGTTCCATGAGAGGAAAGCAAGTTGAAAATATCCCTCGGACTGAACATCACATGGATGTGCCTCTTAGTGCCCACCGAACAGATTCACAAAAAATGAATCTTTAGCCCTCGAGAGAATCCATTCGGCCCCTCATCACGAGGGAAACGCGGAGGCATTGGATTCCTCCGGGAATGCCAGAGTACACTAATCCATACAATCCAGTTCTGATCCGATAGAGGGAGGGTtgtgagaaaaatgaaaagattcaCAATATCATTAGAGAAAGCTTACATTAGAGTTGACTGATGTATTGCCAAGAAGCTggtttattttagtgtttagtgagttgtttttttttcttaaagaaactgCTGCTGACTTTGGTCTTATTTCAGGACTGATTAGTTCAATGAATGAATTGACAAATGTCTCTTTAGCTGCtgaaaataagaagaaaacataaaaatgaagtagttttggtgtttttcaaaaactgttAAATGGTTACATGTCGCTAACTGAATAGCTATGTAATGTCTACATCTAAAACGAAAACACAAATAGCATGATCTGATTATTTGGAAAAAGCGGAAAGGTGGTAAAGTGGAAAACAAAggtcaattgttttttttctggcgtttattctttttaatcagttgtttgtcttgtgttgtttttttgtgactctGTGGTTTCAAAACTATGATTGAGGTCAAATATTTCCTCATGTTCAGCTGCTGTTTCCAGTCATACGACCAGAGAAATTCCTAAAACTTCTCCTCAGTCCACACTGATGAGAAACTGTGAGCCAGAGGAGGAATAAATGAAAAGTTCATAAGTTTTATGCCAGATGTTTAATCTCTTCCATGTAAATTGATGGGACACACTGCTGCATTCCCCATTATATGCCGAAATTTTCACGTAAAAAAATGGAGATTTCACTAGTAAAAACC
Above is a window of Xiphophorus hellerii strain 12219 chromosome 18, Xiphophorus_hellerii-4.1, whole genome shotgun sequence DNA encoding:
- the ppp1r37 gene encoding protein phosphatase 1 regulatory subunit 37; the protein is MNFEEQCLDLCNVKTKANVDDDHNTTNNTEAVTPRISELMTDSDLEKQTSVPTEASETYLMPQLTDNLQTTEEDNQDTLEIDEVNGNKKSCAQDTPAVDNPTDLISSNDEQHKIVIEEEEVNMKEDKDSNSAQAVVEAGDDGVDMDIGVDLSLDESGVLEAESANATSISDNALNSKSSPQYVPAGRTAEGQANAIQTCSTEASAADQAGLYPLVEEGEEKRKQSGKRVTFPSDDDIVSGAVEPKDPWRHAQNVTVEEILSSYKQACQKLNCKPIPKVLKQIQELKDLTQRNECLDLKGEKLDYKTCESLEEILKRVQFKVIDLEQTNLDEDGASALFDMIEYYESATHLNISFNKHIGTRGWQAAAHMMRKTSSLQYLEARNTPLLDHSAPFVARALRISGSLAVLHLENAGLSGRPLMLLATALKMNMNLRELYLADNKLNGLQDSAQLGNLLKFNYNIQILDLRNNHILDSGLAYLCEGLKEQRKGLVTLVLWNNQLTHNGMGYLAAALPCTQSLETLNLGHNSVGNEGVHKLKDGLIANRSVLRLGLASTKLSCEGAVAVAEFIAESPRLLRLDLRENEIKTGGLMALSLALKVNNSLLRLDLDREPKKESVKSFIETQRALLTEIQNGCKRNFILAKEKEETEEKMKLSASMAEIATEDGTREEEEDVPASAERKEGEEESEPTENAPQTDSRSETSPDTTAPPENLDSDSDTEDEDEGEVVTKSSPIVSNQAAPVSQPPLSASRTPSPHSASPTRAPALITGITVTESTVPAPPGTPPSPGRCISVSSPGRGHKIFMVTRVESPPEQLQKAAAPCPPKYSTTVTPAQTQLTPEGANGSPPAPSTDNKTTEETPGERLGADSPKPDPLSSEDAKARTLDPAGLTDPSQPTPALPSNSSPLPDVALKPTSPPDGPPQDPTATEGSNKAEEHEGKLQDGGQGPSTNELAQPTPAQEELNTDQTAGPGESPPPNPTDDEPSREEMSPDPVQTSQQAPSSSNPPEDGTDVNPGSQVKDQESSDENSADECFVEALDGEVVASALPNGLKTEFSLHLLDGETPKPGSCVMEHVSSSCALELEELLLEASMDNGRDAA